In Papaver somniferum cultivar HN1 chromosome 9, ASM357369v1, whole genome shotgun sequence, the genomic stretch ATATAAAATAAGTTTTTTGTTAAAGAGAGAGCAAAAAGTGATCCGAGGATCCTAATTTATCTTTGAATTTTGGTACATTTTTCCGGTAAACTCATATTAGAACAAGGCTATGGAGTGAGGGTTCTCATTCAATATGAATAAGTTTCACtagatttgatcaaattaggtgtTGTTGTGGAGTAAGAACACTCACTCATTCATCAAAAATCACTCACATACTCATTAAAACGAATGAGTGGTCGACAACCTTCATTAGTCGGCTCATCTTCTGCCTCCTTAGAAAAAAACTTGTGCTAAGAGGCTGATCTTTTGCCTCatgaagattaaaaaataaaataaataaataaagtaatTAAAATCATGTTTGGGAGGCACATGATCAGACGTTTGGGTGATTTTTCTCTCTCAAACGGATGATGATCCGCCTGTTCAAGGAATTTTCTCTCCAAATGACTGATCACGTGCCTCTTAGTGTGTATTTTAGCCTATCCCATGATTAGAAACACAACCTTCCACTTCTCACTCAATTTGGTGGTGAAGGACCCCTTGCTCTTAGCCATACAAAATAATTGGTGAAGTCGGCACTCGTTCAATTACGTAAACAAATAGCGAACTAATAAGCTGGCAAGGCAACGTAGATGAGGTATGCAATAATAATATCTCAGTCAGCACTATAGCGTGAATCAAATATCCTTCTTGTTACGTAAATTATAACTAGAGTGCAAAATTTGGTTAAGTAGTCGTTATAGAGTGGTTACTGTCAGGCTATTAATAATCCTAAAAATACTAATCCACATGACGTAGATAATGTACAACTACACGTTACCATACTGTTAGGCTACTGGCTGGCCATGAACTAACAATTCTAGATCTTCAGAAACCAAAACGAAGTGGGATATGGCCTTTTAGTGTTCTTCCAATCCCTTAAAACTTTAGACACTGAACTCATCCTGAAAACATATCCAAATCCCATTTTGTGCCCAGACATTATATTCTACGCCATCCAATCCCACCTCAACAAATTCCCTAGAACAGCATGCCATGCCCCGTTGACATTTTAAAAGACGAACATAATATACCCTCATGATACAGACGTTTTGATTCCTCAGGGGAACTGAAAGTCTGGAGAAGAACATGCCATATtcagaaaggaaaagaaaatattcGTTGAGAGTTGGcaacaaaattataaaaaaatcgATGGGTAATGGGGTCCTAAATTAAGGCCAGCACGATATCTTTGCGCATAAAAGGTGCATATGATGCAGAAAAGTGCGTATAGGCCGGTCCTTTCCACCAAGGGAGGGGATTTTAATAATTGGATCTGGATGGCGAAACGTATCTTTATGTGTAGCCATTTTAACACTGACCCCATGACAGCCtatacatcttcttcaactttaaATCCGGAGGAAATCCATTCATGTGCACCCACATTTGGGGTCTCCGTCCCTGAAAAGTGAAAACTATATGGTAAGTGCTCGCGAAACTATCATTACTAATTCAAGCCCTTTAATTCCAATCTAGTTCGATTAAATCAACAATAGGAGTGGACAAATATAAAACCTAGTTTAACTGGGGCCATGACTTCCAATTGGGGatcatggaattttgtttgcccccaaaattttcaggggtGTAAATATCGCAATATGAATATGCTATTTTATCTTTCActaattgaaaatcagtttcactaattaactaccctaattaaggcccctaatttatataccctaattaaatcaaagagaaaatcagtttctcttttatcttcatcttcctctcctccctttctcttctccacctccaccattaacGACTCCACCTCCACCGAGGAAAATTCTTCCAACCGATTCATCACGTAATCGTCGATgataaaactttaatcgacgattaacttcttctacaaatatgGCTAAAACAAAGCAACCGCTCGCAAAGCACTTCAAATTCCTAATCTTGTAGATACGGTGAATGCAAAGGTGTACGTGTGAAGAGCTCCTGAAACAAGCAAATCGAAACCCAAAAAGGGAATGGCTCCAATTAGAGGGTACGTGAACTTAAACCCACCTCCTAttcgatgttttggttgttttttgattgtgtaatcgagattggtaactgaaaaatagaagttacagagtgagagtcgttagcatcgaagaaataataccctataacgactcttacattgcatgttttttctatgaaaaatcgttaacatGTTATTGTAAAtatgacgacccttgttctgCTACTTCGACCTTTTGTGCCCTAGAATAGAGTTGTCGTcatattaggttgaagatgacgactgtagtttgacgaccccaaattagtgcataacgactctgggttgaacttgaactgccttctgttggagaaaacgatagagtcgtcagtagtatataatccctagactagagtcgtcggtaatctataatccctagagtcgtcatctcttttatagggtcggcagttacttgtttgacgacccaagtttaatctttaacgaccctttaaggaccaaaatcatcctcactgtccaatttttgcaaagagtcgttaccttataaattacagtcgttaccttgtaatgaagagtcgttagtttgttagagcatatcattggcgactctttaactgatagagataaagaTGATGTCTTATAAAAAAAATCGTGTTTGGAATGTAGTGAGAAGAAAACGAAAGACAAGGTTGAAATCACGATAACTCCTCCTTTGAAACCTTCCCGCAACGATAAATACTTACTTGCCGGTCCATTGCGCGGAAGAAGGCCGAGTGAGGTATCATTTTCTATCACCGAACCAAGAGACAAAGGTAATGAGTTGTCTGATTCGTCAGAATCATACACTCCTGTTGTTTCCGCTAACACtagtgctgaagaagaagatgaacaagaagaagagcaagtagaggaggaacagggtgtagaacatgagatacaataagaagagattcaagaagaagaagaataggaacaagaagaagagcaagaagaggaggaagtggGTGAAGGTaatggtaatgatgatgatgaggatgatggtaatgaggagggacaacataaaggtaataatggcggtgatgataatgatgaggaggaggaagagaattaaggtaatgatgatgaaaaggatgaaggtggtgatgatggtaaaaccactgttgaggatgaggaagagaatgcaaaggcGAAAAAGCCGGTAAAGAAGGTTAAGAAGGATGGAATAGATATTGCACCCAGTGCGAGACACGTTCCCGCTACTCATTTGATGTTGCCTCCTCTTCGAGCTGGTAAACTTAGAGGAGAACCTAGAGATGGGggcaaagttctatttggatatcctGGATCGTGGGCTCATTGCATTAGTGAGAAAATCGTAAGAATCCCAAATTTGCTTTCTATTTGATTAGTTGgtgttaacttgtttatgttttgttttttaaatacgtgtttgtttatgttttgtaggatcataaggatgCCGCACGTATTTTCCGGCACCAATATTCTTTCAAGAAAATGGAGTTGTGGCCGCTAGAAGGTGAATGTGTAAgagttagagatttggttgaaaaCTCAGGTTTGTACAATGCCGTTCTGAACTCTGTGATTGCGTATGACAAGGTCGCAGTATCTAGTTTATGTGAAAGGTATCACGCTGAAGTCGGCACATTCCAActtccttttggtgagatggcgataactcctgATGACGCAGAACAAATATTAGGGATGCAGGTCGAAGGAAAATCAACCGGTGAGAAGTTCAAGAGAAGGCCTAGTTGGGAAGACATTTATACATGGACCAAGAACTTGTTTGGCTGGGATTCCGAGAAGACTAATGGGCTTTTCGATAAGGGACCTAAGTAcccgaagaaagagttcaaacttgTATATATTAGGAACATGTTTTATGGgacagaaaagaaggaaaaagaagtaGGTCTCTCTGATATGGAATGTCGCTATGCGGCGGCTGGGTatttgttgtatgtccttgcGTCGGTTATATTTCCTGACAGCAAAGGTAACCGGGTGAGCGTCAACCTTCTTCAGCTTTTGGATCCCTTGGAAGATGTGAGCAAGTACTCTTTGGGGACTGCCATAATTGCACACCTGAATGGTCAGCTTTCTCAGGGATCTCGCAAACTAACTTCTCAAATTAATGGGAATTTGGCTCTAATACAGGTATT encodes the following:
- the LOC113314300 gene encoding protein MAIN-LIKE 1-like isoform X1; its protein translation is MLPPLRAGKLRGEPRDGGKVLFGYPGSWAHCISEKIDHKDAARIFRHQYSFKKMELWPLEGECVRVRDLVENSGLYNAVLNSVIAYDKVAVSSLCERYHAEVGTFQLPFGEMAITPDDAEQILGMQVEGKSTGEKFKRRPSWEDIYTWTKNLFGWDSEKTNGLFDKGPKYPKKEFKLVYIRNMFYGTEKKEKEVGLSDMECRYAAAGYLLYVLASVIFPDSKGNRVSVNLLQLLDPLEDVSKYSLGTAIIAHLNGQLSQGSRKLTSQINGNLALIQVWIYDYFPSLIKDNEDVELNPKWSKGSPTGTKYLFTGYQDREQTDALI
- the LOC113314300 gene encoding protein MAIN-LIKE 1-like isoform X2 produces the protein MGAKFYLDILDRGLIALDHKDAARIFRHQYSFKKMELWPLEGECVRVRDLVENSGLYNAVLNSVIAYDKVAVSSLCERYHAEVGTFQLPFGEMAITPDDAEQILGMQVEGKSTGEKFKRRPSWEDIYTWTKNLFGWDSEKTNGLFDKGPKYPKKEFKLVYIRNMFYGTEKKEKEVGLSDMECRYAAAGYLLYVLASVIFPDSKGNRVSVNLLQLLDPLEDVSKYSLGTAIIAHLNGQLSQGSRKLTSQINGNLALIQVWIYDYFPSLIKDNEDVELNPKWSKGSPTGTKYLFTGYQDREQTDALI